The following coding sequences are from one Triticum aestivum cultivar Chinese Spring chromosome 5A, IWGSC CS RefSeq v2.1, whole genome shotgun sequence window:
- the LOC123103996 gene encoding DNA (cytosine-5)-methyltransferase DRM2 isoform X2: protein MVDWTSDNDDSDKFEWESDGEAEPSSAPAFRNLDAAGPSTLDSNGWANEEAPPTSLVEGYVLMGFPKEMVLKGIKEIGHSDANALLELLLTYKTLGDDAAAGNCSTSGCFPQSVEDDDDFDFENWDGDDDADGREPNPDSSGDEDFLREMSEKDNKIKSLVDMGFPEDEANMAITRCGVDAALTVLVDSVYASQAAGDCHYGNLSDYEVTGSCFDSLGGRKRARLMEGSKKRRKRYGGAAQGNRRPLDGSHEEPMPLPNPMIGFNLPNDRLRSVTRRLPQQAIGPPFFYYENVALAPKGVWATISRFLYDIEPEFVDSKHLCAAARKRGYIHNLPIENRFPLLPLPPKTIFEAFPHYKKWWPSWDPRRQLNCLQTSMSSAKLTERIQCALASSGNPPPKSVQKYVMDECRKWNLVWVGKNKVAHLEPDEVEYLLGFPRDHTRGVGKTERFKSLGNSFQVDTVAYHLSVLKDMYPNGVNVLSLFTGIGGGEVALHRLGIHMKTVVSVEIGEVNRRILRGWWDQTQTGTLIEIADVKSLTDDRIATFVRRFGGFDLVIGGSPCNNLAGSNRHHRDGLEGEQSALFYHYFRIVDAVKSAMGRM, encoded by the exons ATGGTG GACTGGACTAGCGATAACGATGATAGTGATAAGTTTGAGTGGGAAAGTGATGGTGAGGCTGAACCCTCATCGGCTCCGGCCTTCAGGAACTTGGATGCCGCTGGTCCTTCCACGCTG GATTCTAATGGGTGGGCCAACGAGGAAGCACCACCCACTTCGTTAGTCGAGGGATATGTGTTAATGGGTTTCCCGAAAGAGATGGTCTTGAAGGGAATTAAGGAGATTG GGCACAGTGATGCAAATGCATTGCTGGAACTACTTCTCACATATAAG ACACTGGGTGATGATGCTGCAGCGGGTAATTGCTCTACTTCTGGTTGCTTCCCCCAGAGTGTtgaagatgatgatgattttgatTTTGAAAACTGGGATGGAGACGATGATGCTGATGGGAGAGAGCCCAACCCTGATAGTTCTGGTGATGAG GATTTCCTAAGAGAGATGTCAGAGAAGGACAACAAGATCAAGTCCTTAGTAGACATGGGCTTTCCTGAAGATGAAGCAAATATGGCTATTACCAGATGTG GTGTGGATGCCGCTCTCACTGTATTAGTTGATTCAGTCTATGCATCACAGGCTGCAGGAGATTGTCATTATGGGAACTTGTCTGACTATGAG GTTACTGGTAGCTGCTTTGATTCTTTGGGAGGGAGAAAGAGAGCAAGATTGATGGAAGGGAGCAAGAAAAGGCGGAAGCGGTATGGAGGTGCAGCACAAGGAAATCGACGGCCCTTGGATGGTAGCCATGAAGAACCAATGCCTCTCCCAAATCCAATGATTGGATTTAACCTGCCTAATGATAGGCTACGATCAGTGACCAGACGGCTTCCTCAACAAGCTATCGGGCCACCTTTCTTCTACTATGAAAATGTGGCACTAGCTCCAAAAGGTGTATGGGCGACAATTTCAAGATTCCTGTATGACATTGAGCCAGAGTTTGTGGATTCTAAGCACTTGTGTGCAGCTGCTAGAAAAAGAGGCTATATCCATAATTTGCCAATTGAGAACAGATTTCCTCTCCTGCCTCTCCCTCCAAAGACTATATTTGAGGCTTTTCCTCATTACAAGAAGTGGTGGCCTTCTTGGGATCCGAGAAGGCAACTCAATTGTTTGCAGACAAGCATGTCAAGTGCGAAATTGACAGAAAGAATCCAATGTGCTCTTGCAAGCTCAGGCAATCCACCACCTAAAAGTGTTCAAAAGTATGTCATGGATGAGTGCAGAAAATGGAATCTTGTCTGGGTTGGGAAGAACAAAGTTGCTCATTTGGAACCGGATGAGGTAGAATACCTGCTTGGTTTTCCAAGGGACCACACAAGGGGAGTTGGCAAAACAGAGAGGTTCAAATCTCTTGGCAATTCGTTCCAAGTAGATACCGTTGCTTATCACCTGTCAGTGCTGAAGGACATGTATCCCAATGGTGTTAATGTGCTATCTTTATTCACTGGTATTGGAGGAGGAGAGGTAGCACTGCACAGGCTTGGGATCCACATGAAGACAGTAGTTTCTGTTGAGATAGGCGAAGTTAATAGGAGGATTTTGAGGGGTTGGTGGGATCAGACTCAAACTGGCACATTAATTGAGATTGCTGATGTAAAATCTCTTACTGACGATAGAATTGCAACGTTTGTTAGAAGATTTGGCGGCTTTGACTTGGTGATTGGGGGCAGCCCATGTAACAACCTTGCCGGCAGCAACAGGCACCATCGTGATGGCTTGGAGGGCGAGCAATCTGCTTTGTTCTACCATTACTTCAGAATCGTGGATGCTGTAAAGTCGGCTATGGGGCGGATGTAG
- the LOC123103996 gene encoding DNA (cytosine-5)-methyltransferase DRM2 isoform X1 codes for MSCCDRRTEVEGGVFNNKQMDWTSDNDDSDKFEWESDGEAEPSSAPAFRNLDAAGPSTLDSNGWANEEAPPTSLVEGYVLMGFPKEMVLKGIKEIGHSDANALLELLLTYKTLGDDAAAGNCSTSGCFPQSVEDDDDFDFENWDGDDDADGREPNPDSSGDEDFLREMSEKDNKIKSLVDMGFPEDEANMAITRCGVDAALTVLVDSVYASQAAGDCHYGNLSDYEVTGSCFDSLGGRKRARLMEGSKKRRKRYGGAAQGNRRPLDGSHEEPMPLPNPMIGFNLPNDRLRSVTRRLPQQAIGPPFFYYENVALAPKGVWATISRFLYDIEPEFVDSKHLCAAARKRGYIHNLPIENRFPLLPLPPKTIFEAFPHYKKWWPSWDPRRQLNCLQTSMSSAKLTERIQCALASSGNPPPKSVQKYVMDECRKWNLVWVGKNKVAHLEPDEVEYLLGFPRDHTRGVGKTERFKSLGNSFQVDTVAYHLSVLKDMYPNGVNVLSLFTGIGGGEVALHRLGIHMKTVVSVEIGEVNRRILRGWWDQTQTGTLIEIADVKSLTDDRIATFVRRFGGFDLVIGGSPCNNLAGSNRHHRDGLEGEQSALFYHYFRIVDAVKSAMGRM; via the exons ATGTCTTGCTGTGACCGGAGGACGGAGGTTGAGGGGGGTGTGTTCAATAATAAACAAATG GACTGGACTAGCGATAACGATGATAGTGATAAGTTTGAGTGGGAAAGTGATGGTGAGGCTGAACCCTCATCGGCTCCGGCCTTCAGGAACTTGGATGCCGCTGGTCCTTCCACGCTG GATTCTAATGGGTGGGCCAACGAGGAAGCACCACCCACTTCGTTAGTCGAGGGATATGTGTTAATGGGTTTCCCGAAAGAGATGGTCTTGAAGGGAATTAAGGAGATTG GGCACAGTGATGCAAATGCATTGCTGGAACTACTTCTCACATATAAG ACACTGGGTGATGATGCTGCAGCGGGTAATTGCTCTACTTCTGGTTGCTTCCCCCAGAGTGTtgaagatgatgatgattttgatTTTGAAAACTGGGATGGAGACGATGATGCTGATGGGAGAGAGCCCAACCCTGATAGTTCTGGTGATGAG GATTTCCTAAGAGAGATGTCAGAGAAGGACAACAAGATCAAGTCCTTAGTAGACATGGGCTTTCCTGAAGATGAAGCAAATATGGCTATTACCAGATGTG GTGTGGATGCCGCTCTCACTGTATTAGTTGATTCAGTCTATGCATCACAGGCTGCAGGAGATTGTCATTATGGGAACTTGTCTGACTATGAG GTTACTGGTAGCTGCTTTGATTCTTTGGGAGGGAGAAAGAGAGCAAGATTGATGGAAGGGAGCAAGAAAAGGCGGAAGCGGTATGGAGGTGCAGCACAAGGAAATCGACGGCCCTTGGATGGTAGCCATGAAGAACCAATGCCTCTCCCAAATCCAATGATTGGATTTAACCTGCCTAATGATAGGCTACGATCAGTGACCAGACGGCTTCCTCAACAAGCTATCGGGCCACCTTTCTTCTACTATGAAAATGTGGCACTAGCTCCAAAAGGTGTATGGGCGACAATTTCAAGATTCCTGTATGACATTGAGCCAGAGTTTGTGGATTCTAAGCACTTGTGTGCAGCTGCTAGAAAAAGAGGCTATATCCATAATTTGCCAATTGAGAACAGATTTCCTCTCCTGCCTCTCCCTCCAAAGACTATATTTGAGGCTTTTCCTCATTACAAGAAGTGGTGGCCTTCTTGGGATCCGAGAAGGCAACTCAATTGTTTGCAGACAAGCATGTCAAGTGCGAAATTGACAGAAAGAATCCAATGTGCTCTTGCAAGCTCAGGCAATCCACCACCTAAAAGTGTTCAAAAGTATGTCATGGATGAGTGCAGAAAATGGAATCTTGTCTGGGTTGGGAAGAACAAAGTTGCTCATTTGGAACCGGATGAGGTAGAATACCTGCTTGGTTTTCCAAGGGACCACACAAGGGGAGTTGGCAAAACAGAGAGGTTCAAATCTCTTGGCAATTCGTTCCAAGTAGATACCGTTGCTTATCACCTGTCAGTGCTGAAGGACATGTATCCCAATGGTGTTAATGTGCTATCTTTATTCACTGGTATTGGAGGAGGAGAGGTAGCACTGCACAGGCTTGGGATCCACATGAAGACAGTAGTTTCTGTTGAGATAGGCGAAGTTAATAGGAGGATTTTGAGGGGTTGGTGGGATCAGACTCAAACTGGCACATTAATTGAGATTGCTGATGTAAAATCTCTTACTGACGATAGAATTGCAACGTTTGTTAGAAGATTTGGCGGCTTTGACTTGGTGATTGGGGGCAGCCCATGTAACAACCTTGCCGGCAGCAACAGGCACCATCGTGATGGCTTGGAGGGCGAGCAATCTGCTTTGTTCTACCATTACTTCAGAATCGTGGATGCTGTAAAGTCGGCTATGGGGCGGATGTAG